Proteins found in one Muntiacus reevesi chromosome 2, mMunRee1.1, whole genome shotgun sequence genomic segment:
- the CXCL12 gene encoding stromal cell-derived factor 1 isoform X1: MDAKVFVVLALVLTALCLSDAKPVSLSYRCPCRFFESHVAKANVKHLKILNTPNCALQIVARLKNNNRQVCIDPKLKWIQEYLDKALNKGSREEKVGKKEKIGKKKRQKKRKAAQKRKN; encoded by the exons ATGGATGCCAAGGTCTTCGTGGTGCTGGCCCTCGTGCTGACTGCGCTGTGCCTCAGCGACG cgAAACCGGTCAGCCTGAGCTACAGATGCCCTTGCCGATTCTTTGAGAGCCATGTCGCCAAAGCCAACGTCAAGCATCTCAAGATCCTCAACACTCCAAACTGCGCCCTTCAGATCGT GGCAAGGCTGAAGAACAACAATAGGCAAGTGTGCATTGACCCGAAACTGAAGTGGATTCAGGAATACCTGGACAAAGCTTTAAACAA Ggggagcagagaagaaaaagtggggaaaaaagaaaagataggaaaaaagaagcgacagaagaagagaaaggctgctcagaaaaggaaaaactag
- the CXCL12 gene encoding stromal cell-derived factor 1 isoform X3 yields MDAKVFVVLALVLTALCLSDAKPVSLSYRCPCRFFESHVAKANVKHLKILNTPNCALQIVARLKNNNRQVCIDPKLKWIQEYLDKALNKRFKM; encoded by the exons ATGGATGCCAAGGTCTTCGTGGTGCTGGCCCTCGTGCTGACTGCGCTGTGCCTCAGCGACG cgAAACCGGTCAGCCTGAGCTACAGATGCCCTTGCCGATTCTTTGAGAGCCATGTCGCCAAAGCCAACGTCAAGCATCTCAAGATCCTCAACACTCCAAACTGCGCCCTTCAGATCGT GGCAAGGCTGAAGAACAACAATAGGCAAGTGTGCATTGACCCGAAACTGAAGTGGATTCAGGAATACCTGGACAAAGCTTTAAACAA GAGGTTCAAGATGTGA
- the CXCL12 gene encoding stromal cell-derived factor 1 isoform X4, producing the protein MDAKVFVVLALVLTALCLSDAKPVSLSYRCPCRFFESHVAKANVKHLKILNTPNCALQIVARLKNNNRQVCIDPKLKWIQEYLDKALNKR; encoded by the exons ATGGATGCCAAGGTCTTCGTGGTGCTGGCCCTCGTGCTGACTGCGCTGTGCCTCAGCGACG cgAAACCGGTCAGCCTGAGCTACAGATGCCCTTGCCGATTCTTTGAGAGCCATGTCGCCAAAGCCAACGTCAAGCATCTCAAGATCCTCAACACTCCAAACTGCGCCCTTCAGATCGT GGCAAGGCTGAAGAACAACAATAGGCAAGTGTGCATTGACCCGAAACTGAAGTGGATTCAGGAATACCTGGACAAAGCTTTAAACAA ACGCTGA